In uncultured Cohaesibacter sp., a genomic segment contains:
- a CDS encoding [formate-C-acetyltransferase]-activating enzyme produces the protein MTSSGARPTASSQPQEAKRGRIFDIQRWSLNDGAGIRTMVFFKGCPLCCPWCSNPESRSREIVRVARSDFASDATSPKASCWLKPEDAFRMIGRDVTLEELESEIARDSVFHRVSGGGVTLSGGEILVQPDFVLALLARLQAKGVPCAIETTGHGNRDMLISMGRLCEEVLFDFKIMDARRAKAILGINLSLVLDNFRGLLEAGINVIPRLPLVPDYTMSEENIGAILSFLKPFSLTELHLLPLHHYGASKYEMLGMPYPAADLPVPSDAEIDHWRQRCEAAGYSVTVGG, from the coding sequence ATGACATCATCAGGCGCACGGCCCACCGCCTCTAGTCAGCCGCAGGAGGCCAAGAGAGGACGGATCTTCGACATTCAGCGCTGGTCGCTCAATGATGGGGCGGGAATTCGCACCATGGTTTTCTTCAAGGGCTGCCCCCTTTGCTGCCCCTGGTGTTCCAATCCCGAATCCCGTTCAAGAGAGATTGTGCGGGTTGCGCGCAGTGATTTTGCCTCGGATGCGACGAGCCCCAAAGCCAGTTGCTGGCTGAAACCGGAAGATGCCTTTCGGATGATCGGCAGGGACGTGACCCTTGAGGAACTGGAGAGCGAAATTGCCCGGGATTCGGTCTTCCACCGGGTTTCCGGTGGCGGGGTGACGCTGTCCGGGGGTGAAATTCTGGTTCAGCCGGATTTTGTCCTTGCCCTGCTTGCCCGTCTACAGGCCAAGGGGGTGCCCTGTGCGATCGAGACAACCGGGCACGGCAATCGCGACATGCTCATCAGCATGGGACGTCTGTGTGAGGAGGTGCTGTTCGACTTCAAGATCATGGATGCGCGGCGCGCCAAGGCCATTCTCGGCATCAATCTATCGCTGGTGCTCGACAATTTCAGGGGCCTGCTGGAAGCGGGAATAAATGTTATTCCCCGCCTGCCGCTTGTTCCCGACTATACCATGAGCGAGGAGAATATCGGCGCCATTCTCTCCTTCCTTAAACCCTTTTCTCTCACCGAACTTCATTTGCTGCCGCTGCATCATTATGGCGCTTCAAAATATGAAATGCTCGGCATGCCCTACCCCGCCGCAGATCTTCCGGTTCCCTCAGACGCCGAAATCGACCACTGGCGACAACGATGTGAAGCGGCGGGCTATTCCGTAACGGTGGGCGGCTGA
- the otsB gene encoding trehalose-phosphatase: protein MCFGAETAKCSSRLRPPPALSPSRIALLLDFDGTLIPYAGKDIIQPKVDATLPRLLGALHAATQGATAIVSGRGARELDRLLSPVRLPISGTHGAEIRPLPGAEVVTLFSAESLPEIIALCQQWAMAYPGIIVEHKPITAVLHFHGRPDLEAPAQAFARCLCGEFPAFIPQFGIGSVEMKPVGADKATGITRLMQLEAFCGRQPVFIGDDLADEVGFARVNQMGGIAIKVGNGQTVAGYHLAGALQVRDWLGSLLD, encoded by the coding sequence ATGTGCTTTGGCGCAGAAACCGCAAAATGCTCTTCCAGATTACGACCCCCACCTGCACTTTCGCCAAGCCGTATCGCTCTGTTGCTGGATTTTGATGGCACGCTTATTCCCTATGCTGGCAAGGACATCATTCAGCCCAAGGTCGATGCGACCCTGCCCAGATTGCTGGGGGCCCTTCACGCCGCCACGCAAGGGGCAACGGCGATTGTCTCGGGGCGGGGCGCGCGCGAACTGGATCGCCTGCTCAGCCCGGTGCGGCTTCCCATTTCCGGCACCCATGGCGCGGAAATCCGACCCCTGCCGGGCGCTGAAGTGGTGACCCTATTTAGCGCAGAAAGCTTGCCCGAGATCATCGCTCTTTGCCAGCAATGGGCTATGGCCTATCCCGGCATCATCGTCGAACATAAACCGATTACCGCTGTGCTGCATTTTCATGGCCGCCCAGATCTTGAAGCGCCCGCGCAGGCCTTTGCAAGGTGTCTTTGTGGCGAGTTTCCTGCTTTCATTCCGCAATTTGGTATTGGTTCGGTGGAAATGAAACCGGTCGGTGCCGACAAGGCGACGGGCATCACCCGCCTGATGCAGCTGGAGGCCTTTTGCGGCCGTCAGCCGGTGTTTATCGGCGATGATCTGGCCGACGAAGTCGGTTTCGCGCGGGTCAATCAGATGGGAGGCATCGCGATCAAGGTAGGCAATGGCCAGACCGTCGCCGGATATCATCTCGCTGGTGCTCTGCAAGTTCGCGATTGGCTTGGGTCTCTGCTCGATTGA
- a CDS encoding heme-degrading domain-containing protein gives MTKTGFLDELIEQEERLVLPAFGADLAFELGCALRAAAKMAGNSVAIDITVNGRCLFSHAMEGTSADNAGWIARKRALVERFEHSSWYMKHYYESKGTTIEEKSLLSRADYGPFGGAFPLRVKGAGCIGVVTVSGLPQAEDHRLVVETLASFIADNHQTDPLAEQK, from the coding sequence ATGACAAAGACCGGTTTTCTGGATGAATTGATCGAACAGGAGGAGCGCCTTGTTCTGCCTGCTTTTGGTGCAGATCTGGCCTTTGAGCTTGGTTGCGCCTTGCGTGCGGCTGCGAAGATGGCCGGCAATAGTGTCGCCATCGACATCACCGTCAATGGACGCTGCCTGTTTTCGCATGCCATGGAAGGCACGAGCGCGGACAATGCCGGATGGATTGCGCGCAAGCGGGCGCTCGTCGAGCGGTTCGAACACAGCTCCTGGTATATGAAGCATTATTATGAGTCCAAGGGCACCACGATAGAGGAAAAGTCACTGCTCAGCCGAGCCGATTATGGTCCCTTTGGTGGTGCCTTTCCGCTCAGGGTGAAGGGAGCCGGGTGCATTGGCGTGGTCACCGTTTCCGGTCTGCCACAGGCAGAAGACCATCGTCTCGTTGTCGAAACACTCGCCTCCTTCATTGCGGACAATCATCAAACAGATCCATTGGCCGAACAGAAGTGA
- a CDS encoding PTS fructose-like transporter subunit IIB: protein MTNIVAVTACPSGVAHTYMAAESIANAAKANGWNVKVETQGSIGIENELTKEDVAAADMVILTKDIGIKFEERFKDKPVVRIGVSDAVRRAPQVMEKVAAYLAKASA from the coding sequence ATGACCAATATTGTTGCCGTAACCGCTTGTCCCTCGGGTGTCGCCCACACCTATATGGCCGCTGAATCCATCGCCAATGCCGCAAAGGCCAATGGCTGGAATGTGAAAGTGGAAACTCAGGGCTCGATCGGAATCGAGAATGAACTGACAAAAGAGGATGTGGCTGCGGCCGACATGGTCATTCTGACCAAGGATATCGGTATCAAGTTCGAGGAACGCTTCAAGGACAAACCCGTGGTTCGGATCGGCGTGTCCGATGCGGTGCGTCGCGCACCTCAGGTGATGGAAAAAGTCGCCGCCTACCTCGCCAAGGCTTCGGCTTGA
- a CDS encoding fructose PTS transporter subunit IIB translates to MTSKPLILAVTGCISGVAHTYMAAEVIETICRELGYKASVETQGALGIENPHAAELIEKADLVIFSADVAIAGRERFVGRRIIDTDIQTVLKSPEKIREAIVRILYLQNGFVMPL, encoded by the coding sequence ATGACCAGCAAACCGCTTATACTTGCCGTTACGGGCTGCATCTCCGGTGTGGCGCACACTTATATGGCAGCTGAGGTGATTGAAACGATCTGTCGTGAACTCGGATATAAGGCATCCGTGGAAACGCAAGGCGCGCTTGGTATTGAAAATCCCCATGCGGCCGAATTGATCGAAAAGGCGGATCTCGTGATCTTCTCCGCCGATGTCGCCATTGCGGGCAGGGAGCGGTTTGTCGGCCGTCGGATCATCGATACCGATATCCAGACGGTGTTGAAATCTCCTGAAAAGATCAGGGAGGCCATCGTCCGGATACTCTATCTGCAAAATGGCTTCGTCATGCCGCTCTAG
- a CDS encoding transaldolase family protein has protein sequence MIYFLDTADVKAIARCVDLYPVAGVTTNPSLIARENRPLGDILKDIRDTIGPDKMIHAQVLSPDADIMVDEAQRLRDRVGEGFHVKVPVTAQGMKAISKISSLGIPVTATAIVTAEQALMAAVAGASYTAPYVNRLDNICGDGIRVVSEIAHLFKTHQLDARLLTASFKNVQQIHDVAMAGAHSATLPPDLLELLIVHPLTDSGVSGFVSDWEGVYGKGATILDLI, from the coding sequence ATGATTTATTTTCTCGACACGGCCGATGTGAAGGCGATTGCCCGATGCGTCGATCTCTATCCCGTTGCAGGGGTGACGACCAATCCAAGCCTGATTGCCCGCGAGAACCGCCCCTTGGGCGATATCCTGAAAGACATCAGAGATACAATCGGACCCGACAAGATGATCCATGCGCAGGTGCTCAGCCCTGATGCTGACATCATGGTGGATGAGGCCCAGCGGCTGCGTGATAGGGTGGGCGAGGGTTTCCATGTCAAGGTGCCTGTCACTGCTCAGGGCATGAAAGCGATCTCGAAGATTTCAAGTCTCGGTATTCCCGTCACCGCGACGGCGATTGTTACCGCCGAGCAGGCCCTGATGGCAGCCGTTGCCGGGGCAAGCTACACCGCGCCTTACGTGAACCGGCTGGACAATATCTGCGGCGACGGCATCCGGGTGGTGAGCGAGATTGCACATTTGTTCAAGACCCATCAGCTCGATGCGCGGCTATTGACCGCATCCTTCAAGAATGTTCAGCAGATCCATGATGTCGCCATGGCAGGCGCACATTCGGCCACTTTACCGCCCGATCTGCTTGAATTGCTGATTGTTCACCCTTTAACCGATTCAGGCGTTTCCGGTTTTGTAAGCGATTGGGAAGGCGTATATGGTAAGGGGGCGACCATTTTGGACTTGATCTGA
- a CDS encoding sugar nucleotide-binding protein — MAKRRILITGANGFFGSRFVQRFADRFDILATDVDTLDINNEDLVASAFASFKPDLVLHAAAVAATAFCNEHPELARKINVGGAVSLAKAAQKAGAGMVFISSEQVFNGNSEEGPYREEDQAKPDTVYGETKLEAEAELRNHLEKLWTLRFTWLFGLPERGTGMSPGVVWNVAQSLMAGKRLQERSNEFRGITYVHDLLDRFEAILECKPDLYHVGSRNDLSRYELAEICLRLMGLGERVEELLEMVEAPARRDIRLATDKLASLGVIFPPSHVGMEHCISDFRFTL, encoded by the coding sequence ATGGCCAAGCGCCGTATTCTTATCACCGGAGCCAACGGCTTTTTCGGAAGCCGGTTTGTCCAGCGGTTCGCTGATCGTTTTGACATTCTGGCAACGGATGTCGATACGCTGGATATCAATAACGAGGATCTTGTCGCATCCGCTTTCGCAAGCTTCAAGCCAGATCTGGTACTGCATGCTGCGGCCGTGGCCGCCACGGCCTTTTGCAACGAGCATCCCGAGCTTGCCAGAAAAATCAATGTCGGCGGTGCCGTCTCGCTCGCCAAGGCGGCGCAAAAGGCCGGTGCCGGCATGGTATTCATCAGTTCCGAACAGGTGTTCAACGGCAACAGCGAAGAAGGGCCCTACCGGGAAGAGGATCAGGCAAAACCCGATACGGTTTATGGAGAGACCAAGCTTGAAGCGGAAGCAGAGCTGCGCAATCATCTTGAAAAATTGTGGACCTTGCGCTTCACATGGCTGTTCGGTTTGCCCGAGCGGGGCACCGGCATGTCCCCCGGCGTTGTCTGGAATGTCGCCCAATCGCTGATGGCGGGCAAGCGATTGCAGGAACGCAGCAACGAGTTCCGCGGCATCACCTATGTGCATGATCTGCTTGATCGCTTTGAGGCGATTCTGGAATGCAAGCCGGACCTGTATCATGTCGGCAGCCGCAATGATCTCTCCCGCTATGAACTGGCGGAAATCTGCCTCAGGCTGATGGGGCTGGGCGAGCGCGTGGAGGAATTGCTCGAAATGGTCGAGGCTCCGGCGCGCCGGGATATCCGACTTGCTACAGACAAGCTGGCGTCTCTTGGTGTAATCTTCCCGCCAAGCCATGTCGGCATGGAGCATTGCATCTCCGATTTCCGTTTCACCCTGTGA
- a CDS encoding AraC family transcriptional regulator, with the protein MRTASANSETKRAREPMPDNAGQIELISQGEYGKFLKAIPKIDRVIFAPERKQRPKLAYQIPFPRIGFILSGKLEQTIGDKLGRPTQISQTSSMALFVPANGWNDPQWSDSEVEMLDLLFGKQRVGISLSRWDGEKQSCIAKFDLPRRGPRSGTFILNALNELVMRPQDKSTPVYLVRALVAHVQDLMNIQVTATSRSSALAQAIKEHIEDHFSEHLSRESVAYAFSITPNYLSHLFQKEFQTSFNEYLNLVRLEQAKHLLRNYGMTIKEVATSCGFTDSNYFCRLFRQKTDRSPSEYRMQYRSQPKPG; encoded by the coding sequence ATGCGCACAGCTTCAGCGAATAGTGAAACCAAACGGGCAAGAGAGCCCATGCCGGACAATGCCGGGCAGATCGAGCTGATCTCTCAGGGCGAATATGGCAAATTTCTCAAGGCGATTCCCAAGATCGACCGGGTGATCTTCGCCCCTGAAAGGAAGCAGAGACCGAAGCTGGCCTATCAAATACCCTTCCCGCGCATCGGCTTCATCCTCTCTGGCAAACTGGAGCAGACCATAGGCGACAAGCTTGGTCGCCCAACCCAGATCAGCCAAACCTCCTCCATGGCACTGTTTGTGCCAGCCAATGGCTGGAATGATCCGCAATGGTCGGACAGCGAGGTGGAAATGCTTGATCTGCTATTTGGCAAGCAGCGCGTCGGAATTTCGCTCTCCCGCTGGGATGGCGAGAAACAGAGCTGCATTGCCAAGTTTGATCTGCCGCGCAGAGGACCGCGCAGCGGAACCTTCATACTGAATGCTCTGAATGAACTGGTCATGCGACCGCAGGACAAGTCGACGCCGGTCTATCTGGTGCGCGCACTCGTTGCCCATGTGCAGGATCTGATGAATATTCAGGTGACCGCAACCTCGCGCAGTTCTGCCCTGGCTCAGGCGATCAAGGAGCATATCGAAGACCATTTTTCCGAGCATCTGAGCCGGGAATCCGTGGCCTATGCCTTCTCCATTACGCCCAATTATCTTTCCCATCTGTTCCAGAAGGAATTTCAGACTTCCTTCAACGAATATCTCAATCTGGTGCGTCTGGAGCAGGCCAAGCACCTGCTGCGCAATTATGGCATGACGATCAAGGAAGTGGCCACCAGCTGCGGCTTTACCGACAGCAACTATTTCTGTCGCCTGTTTCGCCAGAAGACAGACCGTTCTCCTTCAGAATATCGCATGCAATATCGCAGTCAGCCAAAGCCGGGCTGA
- a CDS encoding formate C-acetyltransferase gives MSADRITRLKAALFAKPRPISLERARLFTESYRTTQGQHVMMRRALAVAHILDHVEISIRDDELIAGNRTVQPRAGILSPEMDPYWFAKEIDTIHSRPQDKFVISDADKRFFQQDLLPYWTNRSMKDFINRQFPREVQDGIAARIFSINQTDKGQGHIIADFPSLLNKGLGQLLKEAQGRQEEQPDNIFFRAVVTLLQASQRHIVRYRDLAKDMAAAEENATRRAELEQIAALSDHAIADAPRDFRQALQLFWYMNVILQYESNASSLSLGRFDQYMWPFYKASLDKGEDPAALAELIETLWIKTNDVVLLRSESSARFFAGFPTGYTILLGGLSEDGRNAETPLSTLCLETYQDIRLPQPNLGVRVNELISRELLLKSAETIRMGTGIPQIFNDEVIVPAFLNRGVSLEDARDYSVVGCVELSIPGKTYGLHDIAMFNLLKVMEIVLLELKDEEDVSFEQVIGAIEDKIRINIAHMIAGSNICDVGHRDFAPVPLLSSLIEDCMQAGKDITEGGARYNFSGVQGIGIANLSDSLYALKQFVFEQQRMPFRAFVEMLEADYDVPDGERIRAWLIGNCRKYGNDDDGVDMLGSRLLRFYCKEVEKGRNPRGGIFSPGSYTVSAHVPLGAGVGATADGRRAGEQLADGGLSPMGGRDQLGPTAVLQSVSKLDNCLLSNGSLLNVKFLPSTLEGQAGLNKLADFLMAFAKLKIEHIQFNVIDVETLRKAQQHPEDYAGLVVRVAGYSAFFIELSKEIQDDIIRRTAHRL, from the coding sequence ATGTCGGCAGATCGTATCACTCGTCTCAAGGCGGCCCTTTTTGCAAAACCGCGGCCGATATCGCTGGAGCGCGCACGCCTTTTCACAGAAAGCTACCGGACCACACAGGGCCAGCATGTGATGATGCGGCGCGCGCTGGCGGTTGCTCATATATTGGACCATGTCGAGATTTCCATCCGCGATGATGAGTTGATTGCCGGTAATCGCACCGTTCAGCCAAGGGCGGGCATTCTGTCGCCAGAAATGGATCCTTACTGGTTTGCCAAGGAAATCGATACGATCCATAGTCGCCCGCAGGACAAATTTGTCATCTCCGATGCGGACAAGCGATTTTTTCAGCAAGACTTGCTGCCCTATTGGACCAACCGATCGATGAAGGATTTCATCAATCGACAATTCCCCCGGGAAGTTCAGGACGGTATCGCGGCGCGGATTTTTTCCATCAACCAGACAGACAAGGGGCAGGGGCATATCATCGCCGATTTTCCCTCTCTGCTGAACAAGGGTCTGGGGCAATTGCTGAAAGAAGCCCAAGGCAGACAGGAGGAACAGCCGGATAACATTTTCTTTCGCGCTGTCGTCACGCTGCTGCAAGCATCCCAGCGCCACATTGTCCGCTATCGGGATCTGGCGAAAGATATGGCTGCCGCTGAAGAGAATGCCACAAGACGCGCCGAGCTTGAGCAGATTGCAGCCCTGTCAGACCATGCCATTGCAGACGCACCGCGCGACTTTCGTCAAGCCTTGCAGCTCTTCTGGTATATGAATGTCATTCTGCAATATGAATCCAACGCCTCATCCCTGTCGCTGGGGCGGTTTGATCAATATATGTGGCCCTTCTACAAGGCTTCTTTAGACAAGGGAGAAGACCCCGCAGCGCTCGCAGAGCTGATCGAGACCTTGTGGATCAAGACCAATGATGTGGTTTTGCTGCGCTCGGAAAGCTCTGCCCGTTTCTTTGCCGGATTTCCGACCGGCTACACGATCCTTCTGGGCGGGTTGAGCGAGGACGGGCGCAACGCCGAAACCCCGCTCTCCACCCTATGCCTTGAAACCTATCAGGATATCCGGTTGCCACAACCCAATCTGGGAGTTCGCGTCAATGAACTGATCAGCCGGGAGCTGTTGCTCAAGAGCGCGGAAACCATCCGTATGGGCACGGGTATTCCGCAGATCTTCAATGATGAAGTCATTGTTCCGGCCTTTCTCAATCGCGGTGTCAGCCTTGAAGATGCCCGTGACTATTCCGTCGTCGGCTGCGTCGAGCTGTCCATTCCGGGCAAGACCTATGGCCTGCATGATATCGCCATGTTCAACCTGCTCAAGGTGATGGAAATCGTCCTTCTGGAACTCAAGGACGAAGAGGATGTCAGCTTTGAACAGGTGATCGGGGCGATTGAGGACAAGATCAGGATCAATATCGCTCATATGATCGCAGGATCAAACATTTGCGATGTGGGGCATCGGGACTTTGCCCCGGTCCCGTTGCTCTCCTCCCTGATCGAAGATTGCATGCAGGCCGGCAAGGACATCACCGAAGGCGGTGCCCGCTACAATTTCTCCGGCGTTCAGGGCATCGGCATCGCCAACCTGTCGGACTCCCTTTATGCCCTCAAGCAATTTGTCTTCGAGCAGCAACGCATGCCCTTTAGGGCCTTTGTCGAGATGCTGGAGGCCGATTACGATGTGCCGGACGGCGAAAGGATCAGAGCCTGGCTGATCGGCAATTGTCGCAAATATGGCAATGATGACGACGGGGTCGACATGCTCGGATCGCGTCTGCTCCGTTTCTATTGCAAGGAAGTGGAGAAGGGCAGAAATCCGCGCGGTGGTATTTTCTCGCCCGGATCCTACACGGTTTCGGCGCATGTGCCGCTCGGCGCTGGTGTTGGAGCCACTGCCGATGGTCGCAGGGCCGGGGAGCAATTGGCAGACGGCGGCCTCTCGCCGATGGGCGGACGCGATCAGCTGGGGCCGACAGCGGTTTTGCAATCCGTCAGCAAGCTCGACAATTGCCTGCTGTCCAATGGCAGCCTGCTCAATGTCAAATTCCTGCCATCTACCCTTGAGGGACAGGCCGGGCTGAACAAGCTGGCCGACTTCCTGATGGCATTTGCCAAGCTGAAGATCGAGCATATCCAGTTTAACGTGATTGATGTCGAAACCCTTCGCAAGGCGCAACAGCATCCTGAAGACTATGCCGGTCTGGTCGTCCGGGTTGCCGGATATAGCGCCTTCTTCATCGAACTTTCCAAAGAGATTCAAGATGACATCATCAGGCGCACGGCCCACCGCCTCTAG
- a CDS encoding endonuclease/exonuclease/phosphatase family protein: MPPFPKPDTDYAYDAQEEILKLRQWRDTKPGRQIPSRSDGTFLLGSWNIANLGDDQQTRDSADMAILAEIISWFDVIAVQEVKEDLSDFRKIMQQLPQSYKAVFSDMAGNNERMTFIYDSARVQRLELAGEIAVPPSAHRYIKLPGIGQKFNGFDRNPFAVAFQIEDQVFTIVNAHLFYGTDSQLSKNRRALETYALGRWADLRAERGDAYSGNTVVIGDLNMPAARRGDEIYDALVKRGLHVPAHQSRIGTTITEGKHYDQMAFLPEDAGRLFVTDGVFDFDGAIFTQLWDREGRQGFEAYMRYHISDHRPIWAQFRLA, encoded by the coding sequence ATGCCTCCATTTCCCAAGCCTGATACCGACTATGCATATGATGCTCAGGAAGAAATCCTGAAACTGCGACAATGGCGCGACACCAAACCCGGGCGGCAGATACCGTCGCGCTCCGACGGCACTTTTCTGCTTGGCAGCTGGAATATTGCCAATCTCGGAGACGATCAGCAGACCCGCGATAGCGCTGACATGGCCATTCTGGCCGAAATAATCAGCTGGTTTGATGTCATTGCGGTTCAGGAAGTGAAGGAAGATCTGTCAGACTTCCGCAAGATCATGCAGCAATTGCCACAAAGCTACAAAGCGGTCTTTTCCGACATGGCTGGCAATAATGAGCGCATGACTTTCATTTATGACAGTGCCCGAGTGCAACGGCTCGAGCTGGCCGGTGAAATTGCCGTGCCGCCGAGCGCTCATCGCTATATCAAGCTGCCGGGCATCGGCCAGAAATTTAATGGCTTTGACCGGAATCCCTTCGCCGTCGCCTTCCAGATCGAAGATCAGGTCTTCACCATCGTCAATGCCCATTTGTTTTACGGCACAGACAGCCAGCTTTCAAAGAATCGCAGGGCTCTGGAAACCTATGCCCTTGGTCGTTGGGCCGATTTACGCGCCGAAAGGGGCGATGCCTATTCTGGCAATACCGTTGTCATTGGTGATCTGAACATGCCGGCGGCCCGTCGCGGCGACGAAATCTACGATGCTCTTGTCAAGCGTGGCCTCCATGTGCCTGCACATCAGTCCCGGATCGGGACCACGATCACGGAAGGCAAGCATTATGACCAAATGGCCTTTTTGCCCGAAGATGCCGGAAGATTATTCGTGACCGACGGAGTTTTCGATTTCGATGGAGCCATCTTCACCCAACTCTGGGATCGGGAAGGCAGACAGGGATTCGAAGCCTATATGCGCTATCACATTTCAGATCATCGACCAATCTGGGCGCAATTCCGTCTCGCCTGA
- a CDS encoding PTS fructose transporter subunit EIIC, whose amino-acid sequence MTGVSYMIPFVVAGGILLALAVMLSGKGAVPDTKFLKDLFDIGVVGFTLMVPILAAYVAFSIADRPALAPAAIGAMVGNNLGAGFLGAIIAGLIAGIVVFYMKKIPVPKVFRSVMPIVVIPVIGTFIVAGLMMWVIGAPISAMTSWLTEWLKGFQSGSIVILATIMGLMIAFDMGGPVNKVAYAFVVLCVGEGLYNIAGISSVAVAVPPIGMGIAALIGGSKLYGPSEKEAGKAAILMGCVGITEGAIPFAAADPLRVIPSIMIGTAIGGVTAAILGVKSYAAWAGLIVLPVVDGRFGFLIALAVGGVSTALIVNLLKTVTARKEPDLALEDDLSLDIQIG is encoded by the coding sequence ATGACAGGTGTTTCCTACATGATCCCATTCGTCGTTGCCGGTGGTATTCTTCTGGCGCTGGCCGTTATGCTTTCGGGCAAAGGGGCTGTTCCCGACACGAAATTTCTGAAGGACCTGTTTGATATCGGTGTTGTCGGCTTCACCCTGATGGTGCCGATTCTTGCTGCCTATGTCGCCTTTTCCATCGCCGACAGGCCTGCATTGGCACCGGCTGCCATCGGTGCGATGGTGGGGAATAATCTTGGAGCCGGTTTTCTGGGAGCGATCATTGCCGGTCTCATCGCTGGTATCGTCGTCTTCTATATGAAAAAGATACCGGTGCCCAAAGTCTTCCGCTCGGTGATGCCCATTGTGGTCATTCCCGTTATCGGCACCTTCATCGTGGCTGGTCTGATGATGTGGGTCATCGGAGCGCCCATTTCCGCCATGACCAGTTGGTTGACAGAATGGCTCAAGGGCTTCCAGTCCGGTTCCATCGTCATTCTTGCCACGATCATGGGGCTGATGATCGCCTTTGACATGGGAGGGCCGGTCAACAAGGTTGCCTATGCCTTCGTCGTTCTTTGCGTTGGAGAAGGATTGTATAATATCGCAGGTATCAGCTCGGTCGCCGTTGCTGTCCCCCCCATCGGAATGGGCATTGCGGCTCTCATTGGCGGCAGCAAGCTTTATGGACCATCCGAGAAAGAAGCGGGCAAGGCGGCTATCCTGATGGGCTGTGTCGGGATTACGGAGGGCGCCATTCCTTTCGCTGCGGCGGATCCCCTGCGCGTCATTCCCTCGATCATGATCGGGACCGCCATTGGCGGCGTGACCGCAGCCATTCTCGGGGTGAAATCCTATGCGGCATGGGCCGGACTGATCGTACTGCCCGTGGTTGATGGCCGCTTCGGCTTCCTGATTGCTTTGGCAGTGGGAGGTGTCTCAACGGCTCTTATCGTCAATCTGCTCAAGACCGTTACTGCCCGAAAAGAACCCGACCTTGCGCTCGAGGACGATCTGAGTCTGGATATTCAGATCGGCTAA
- a CDS encoding LysR substrate-binding domain-containing protein, which translates to MDNALYGQLTVFHAIATEGSIAGAARRLALGSPAVSKSLKALEETMGVPLFYRTTRRLEITEAGQMLLNRSGDALQSLRFAVESVQDLGQTPSGTVRITVARFAYLTILQPLLGRFCRTYPEIDLEISLYDGTVDILEQGFDMGIRFGDRLEEGMVARRLREPFREGLYVSQHYVNCHGMPQDPADLSRHKLIGYRFITANRILPLILERDGEELTIDMPSRLVTNDIEVICDGIRQGFGVGRLFEPIHASLPDRDAFLPVLEPYWRTYPPVYLYFPQNSQRAKRIRALIDFLVENIPPRGSGPGIG; encoded by the coding sequence ATGGACAATGCGCTTTATGGCCAGCTGACGGTTTTTCATGCCATCGCGACGGAAGGCAGCATTGCGGGGGCAGCGCGACGGCTGGCGCTTGGCTCGCCCGCTGTCAGCAAATCGCTCAAGGCGCTGGAAGAGACCATGGGCGTGCCGCTATTCTACCGGACCACACGAAGGCTGGAGATCACCGAAGCCGGGCAGATGCTGCTCAATCGCAGTGGCGACGCCTTGCAATCCTTGCGCTTTGCGGTGGAGAGTGTGCAGGATCTGGGTCAGACGCCGAGCGGGACGGTGCGGATCACGGTTGCCCGCTTCGCTTACCTGACGATCCTTCAGCCCCTGCTCGGGCGCTTCTGCAGGACTTATCCGGAGATTGATCTGGAAATCTCGCTCTATGACGGCACCGTCGATATCCTTGAACAGGGGTTCGACATGGGCATTCGCTTTGGTGACCGGCTGGAAGAAGGCATGGTCGCCCGCCGTTTGAGGGAGCCTTTCCGGGAAGGGCTTTATGTCTCGCAGCATTATGTCAATTGCCATGGCATGCCGCAGGATCCGGCAGATCTCTCGCGCCACAAGCTGATCGGCTACCGCTTCATCACGGCAAATCGCATCCTGCCGCTAATCCTTGAGCGGGATGGCGAAGAGCTGACCATCGACATGCCCTCACGGCTGGTGACCAATGATATCGAGGTGATCTGTGACGGCATTCGGCAAGGCTTCGGCGTTGGCCGGCTGTTTGAACCAATCCACGCCAGCCTGCCGGATCGCGATGCCTTTCTGCCGGTGCTCGAACCCTATTGGCGCACCTATCCGCCGGTCTATCTCTATTTTCCGCAAAATAGCCAGCGCGCCAAACGCATCCGCGCCCTCATCGATTTTCTGGTCGAGAATATCCCGCCGCGCGGATCAGGTCCGGGTATTGGATGA